In a single window of the Gadus macrocephalus chromosome 6, ASM3116895v1 genome:
- the kank1a gene encoding KN motif and ankyrin repeat domain-containing protein 1a isoform X2 encodes MAQTMHVNGNGPERGQGCPSAEEEKASVAPYYVETPYGYQLDLDFLKYVDDIERGNTIKKLSIHRKPKVAKPAAVPRGGSVGGSTHAEWTSTDSLSSSNSDDNKQSPVFFTSRLQVAPPLTPTLGRRAGPHEPPPPPPSQHSCSIASESRPLLPPPSPRVAPRHNPQVEKTLMETRWRLEQERLLMQHHTEPAAPRRRLASFGGTGSNSSLSSFTGSLAQSQISPSGHQPLALNGHLHNGEYNPYYPPSVGSSIRHSPMSSGMTTPVTNVSPMHLQHIREQMMVALKKLKELEEQVKTIPILQVKIAVLQEEKRQLTAQSKSTAPAGFRKRSYSVGCAEQLESQGSPVQRDAELHITEPEAKEQNLQQLEEFRRLAAEVQSLERKTQDNTGADVRRDQSAAAQNRTPQQSVGLAIDENMNNLSVAQSKPLKRSYRDTGVVTERRDTRSAGVGVTEVMLGVTSEAEKELELQQQAIEALKEQVYRLEVQLKETTHQMEMSKLKLELQAAGGPSKKKVDKGCTARPEMYSASVEAKVQTQSQGVGNHLETANAGTSKSLQETRTVGVSCTPSVQSVATGPEVPMERWLVRERVEVKDQCVGRRVDTHNQSEGVEVEVCEAGVNTEETMDTLVASKTSTKESRSIGCGDCSVDVNVSPVKTLVTRGTNPDFVSTLDHGVMVIPESTSRQTSTDLEVSSKATNTKTSVMADSFTSTTLVTCDKRTSTVITETRTVGAGEGLVRDLQTAAKKRSVAVGTSTEADTLGQSRSVKTKDCGVGTASIHHNFLVGSITRTIACGPSQPPEGVEGGHKEAVEAKVQAVSTDAPSQGGVGLDHYIERVQKLLQEQQMLLAENYSELADAFGQPQSQFGSINSELVNTLSSINSVMKYGSVEDILALQTDPEAARKEVSVQEVSQPQPRVKDLSAADLNAASLAAASLTAASLAAAEKPGSPRTQPSPSELKSRMDQQMSSALHGEPCHQSTLKSIMKKKDGRPGSNGTKKNLQFVGVNGGYESTSSDDSSSEDSSSSGSDEDDEDDEEKEKEEQEVNGAKEEHGKVEEETTGEEYHNEGAVDVQMKTEEEEEEEEGQEKSETRERSELSEKMVAACHVLKAHLSDPKAVSSKDLRASLNTVQHEWFRVSSQKAALSGTVEDYLDGFAGVSPGVLRHVVNMADGNGNTALHYSVSHSNFQVVRKLLDADVCNVNQQNKAGYTPIMLAALAAVECPEDMRIVEELFGQGDVNARASQAGQTGLMLAVSHGRMDMVRALLVQGADVNVQDDEGSTALMCASEHGHVEIVKLLLGQPGCDATLSDSNHVLGGGGKGLLGLIHTTAVLSCEGPGCSIFKDRCVDRTVAIVTSFGPETLVGIHIFIVSC; translated from the exons ATGGCCCAGACCATGCACGTGAATGGCAATGGCCCAG AAAGAGGGCAGGGTTGCCCAAgcgcagaggaggagaaggcgtcCGTCGCCCCCTACTATGTTGAAACCCCGTACGGGTATCAGCTGGACCTGGACTTCCTCAAGTATGTGGACGACATCGAGAGGGGAAACACCATCAAGAAGCTGAGCATTCACCGGAAGCCCAAAGTGGCCAAGCCCGCCGCCGTGCCCCGGGGCGGCTCCGTCGGGGGCAGCACTCACGCCGAGTGGACCTCCACGgactccctgtcctcctccaaCAGTGACGACAACAAGCAGTCCCCCGTGTTCTTCACCTCCAGGCTCCAGGTCGCCCCCCCGCTGACCCCGACCCTGGGCCGACGGGCCGGCCCCCacgagccgccgccgccgccaccttcCCAACATTCTTGTTCCATCGCCTCCGAGTCCAGGCCGCTGCTGCCCCCGCCTTCCCCGAGGGTCGCCCCCCGCCACAACCCCCAGGTGGAGAAGACCCTGATGGAGACCCGCTGGAGGCTGGAGCAGGAGCGCCTGCTCATGCAGCACCACACCGAGCCcgccgccccccgccgccgcctcgcCAGTTTCGGGGGCACGGGCTCCAACAGCTCCTTGTCGTCCTTCACCGGTTCGCTGGCCCAGAGTCAGATCTCCCCTAGCGGCCACCAGCCTCTGGCGCTCAACGGCCACCTGCACAACGGGGAGTACAACCCCTACTACCCGCCCTCGGTGGGGAGCTCCATCCGCCACAGTCCCATGAGCTCGGGCATGACGACCCCCGTGACCAACGTCAGCCCCATGCATCTGCAGCACATCCGGGAGCAGATGATGGTGGCCCTGAAGAAGCTCAaagagctggaggagcaggtgaAGACCATCCCCATCTTGCAGGTCAAGATAGCGGTCctgcaggaggagaagaggcaACTGACGGCCCAGTCCAAGAGCACGGCCCCGGCGGGCTTCCGCAAGCGCTCCTACAGCGTGGGCTGTGCCGAGCAGCTGGAGAGCCAGGGGAGCCCCGTGCAGCGGGACGCCGAGTTGCACATCACGGAGCCGGAGGCAAAGGAGCAGAATCTCCAGCAGCTGGAGGAGTTCCGACGCCTGGCCGCCGAAGTCCAGTCGCTGGAGAGGAAGACCCAGGACAACACCGGGGCCGACGTTCGGAGAGACCAGTCGGCCGCCGCGCAGAACCGGACTCCCCAGCAATCGGTCGGGCTCGCCATCGACGAAAACATGAACAACCTCAGCGTCGCCCAAAGTAAACCGTTAAAACGCAGTTATCGGGATACGGGCGTGGTGACGGAGCGGCGGGACACCCGCAGCGCCGGGGTGGGTGTGACGGAGGTCATGCTGGGCGTGACCAGTGAGGcggagaaggagctggagctccagcagcaggccaTCGAGGCCCTCAAGGAGCAGGTGTACCGCCTCGAGGTTCAGCTGAAGGAGACCACCCACCAGATGGAGATGAGCAAACTCAAGCTGGAGCTGCAGGCAGCGGGGGGACCCAGCAAGAAGAAGGTCGACAAAGGTTGCACGGCGAGGCCGGAGATGTACAGTGCCAGCGTGGAGGCAAAGGTGCAGACACAGAGTCAGGGAGTGGGGAATCACCTGGAGACCGCCAATGCTGGGACCTCCAAGAGCCTCCAAGAGACCCGGACGGTGGGGGTTTCCTGCACGCCCAGCGTGCAGAGCGTCGCCACGGGGCCCGAGGTGCCCATGGAGAGGTGGCTGGTGCGAGAgcgggtggaggtgaaggatcAGTGTGTCGGGAGACGGGTAGATACGCACAACCAGAGCGAGGGCGTAGAGGTGGAGGTCTGCGAGGCCGGAGTCAACACAGAGGAAACGATGGACACCTTGGTTGCAAGTAAAACGTCGACAAAGGAGTCGAGGTCAATTGGCTGTGGTGATTGCTCTGTAGACGTGAACGTGAGTCCGGTCAAAACGCTGGTGACTCGAGGAACCAACCCCGACTTTGTGAGCACGTTGGACCACGGCGTCATGGTCATTCCCGAGTCCACGTCTCGACAAACCAGTACCGACCTGGAAGTGTCCAGCAAGGCCACCAACACGAAAACGTCAGTCATGGCTGATTCCTTCACAAGCACGACGCTTGTGACCTGTGACAAACGCACCAGCACGGTGATCACCGAAACGAGGACGGTCGGCGCGGGGGAGGGCCTCGTACGAGATCTCCAGACCGCCGCAAAGAAGCGATCGGTCGCCGTGGGAACCTCCACCGAGGCGGACACACTGGGCCAGTCGCGCTCCGTCAAAACCAAAGACTGCGGGGTGGGGACGGCGAGCATCCACCACAACTTCCTTGTCGGGTCGATCACCCGGACTATAGCGTGCGGACCGTCGCAGCCCCCGGAAGGCGTGGAGGGCGGCCATAAGGAGGCTGTGGAGGCCAAGGTTCAGGCGGTGTCGACGGATGCGCCATCCCAGGGGGGTGTCGGGCTGGACCACTACATCGAGAGGGTCCAGAAGCTGTTGCAAGAGCAGCAGATGCTGCTGGCGGAGAACTACAGTGAGCTGGCCGACGCCTTCGGCCAGCCCCAGAGCCAGTTTGGGTCCATCAACAGCGAGCTGGTCAACACGCTGTCCTCCATCAACTCGGTCATGAAGTACGGCAGCGTGGAGGACATTCTGGCGCTGCAGACTGACCCGGAGGCTGCGCGCAAAG AAGTAAGTGTGCAGGAGGTCTCCCAGCCACAGCCCCGGGTCAAAGACCTCTCGGCGGCCGACCTGAACGCCGCGTCCCTGGCCGCCGCGTCCCTGACCGCCGCGTCCCTGGCCGCGGCAGAGAAGCCCGGCAGCCCGCGCACACAGCCCAGCCCGTCCGAGCTCAAGAGCCGCATGGACCAACAGATGTCCTCAGCGCTGCACG GGGAGCCATGTCATCAGAGCACCCTGAAATCCATCATGAAAAAGAAAGATGGCCGCCCTGGCTCCAATGGAACCAAGAAGAACCTGCAGTTTGTTGGAGTCAAtggagg GTATGAATCTACGTCAAGTGACGACTCGAGCTCAGAGGACAGCAGCTCTTCGGGGTCagacgaggacgacgaggacgacgaggagaaggagaaggaggagcaggaggtgaacGGTGCAAAGGAGGAACATGGGAAAGTAGAGGAAGAGACAACCGGGGAGGAGTATCATAACGAGGGAGCAGTGGATGTGCAGAtgaagacggaggaggaggaggaggaggaggaaggtcaaGAGAAGAGCGAGACAAGAGAGAG GAGTGAGCTAAGTGAGAAGATGGTGGCGGCCTGCCACGTCCTGAAGGCCCACCTCAGCGACCCCAAGGCGGTGAGCAGTAAAGACCTG aggGCGAGCCTGAACACGGTGCAGCATGAGTGGTTCCGCGTGTCCAGCCAGAAGGCGGCGCTGTCGGGCACGGTGGAGGACTACCTGGACGGCTTCGCCGGCGTGTCGCCCGGCGTGCTGCGGCACGTGGTCAACATGGCCGACGGCAACGGCAACACGGCGCTGCACTACAGCGTCTCGCACTCCAACTTCCAGGTGGTGCGGAAGCTTCTGGACGCAG ACGTGTGCAACGTGAACCAGCAGAACAAGGCGGGCTACACGCCCATCATGCTGGCGGCGCTGGCGGCGGTGGAGTGCCCCGAGGACATGCGCATCGTGGAGGAGCTGTTCGGCCAGGGGGACGTCAACGCGCGCGCCAGCCAG GCGGGTCAGACGGGGCTGATGCTGGCGGTCAGCCATGGCAGGATGGACATGGTGCGGGCCCTGTTGGTGCAGGGGGCGGACGTCAACGTCCAGGACGACGAGGGCTCCACCGCCCTGATGTGCGCCAGTGAGCACGGCCACGTGGAGATCGTCAAGCTGCTGCTGGGCCAGCCCGGCTGCGACGCCACCCTCAGCGACAGC aaccatgtactgggtggaggaggaaaggggCTATTGGGCCTCATTCACACGACGGCCGTCTTGAGTTGCGAAGGACCTGGCTGTAGCATTTTTAAGGATCGTTGTGTTGACCGTACCGTCGCTATCGTGACTAGTTTCGGTCCCGAAACTTTAGTAGGAATACACATTTTCATAGTTTCTTGCTAG
- the kank1a gene encoding KN motif and ankyrin repeat domain-containing protein 1a isoform X3: MAQTMHVNGNGPERGQGCPSAEEEKASVAPYYVETPYGYQLDLDFLKYVDDIERGNTIKKLSIHRKPKVAKPAAVPRGGSVGGSTHAEWTSTDSLSSSNSDDNKQSPVFFTSRLQVAPPLTPTLGRRAGPHEPPPPPPSQHSCSIASESRPLLPPPSPRVAPRHNPQVEKTLMETRWRLEQERLLMQHHTEPAAPRRRLASFGGTGSNSSLSSFTGSLAQSQISPSGHQPLALNGHLHNGEYNPYYPPSVGSSIRHSPMSSGMTTPVTNVSPMHLQHIREQMMVALKKLKELEEQVKTIPILQVKIAVLQEEKRQLTAQSKSTAPAGFRKRSYSVGCAEQLESQGSPVQRDAELHITEPEAKEQNLQQLEEFRRLAAEVQSLERKTQDNTGADVRRDQSAAAQNRTPQQSVGLAIDENMNNLSVAQSKPLKRSYRDTGVVTERRDTRSAGVGVTEVMLGVTSEAEKELELQQQAIEALKEQVYRLEVQLKETTHQMEMSKLKLELQAAGGPSKKKVDKGCTARPEMYSASVEAKVQTQSQGVGNHLETANAGTSKSLQETRTVGVSCTPSVQSVATGPEVPMERWLVRERVEVKDQCVGRRVDTHNQSEGVEVEVCEAGVNTEETMDTLVASKTSTKESRSIGCGDCSVDVNVSPVKTLVTRGTNPDFVSTLDHGVMVIPESTSRQTSTDLEVSSKATNTKTSVMADSFTSTTLVTCDKRTSTVITETRTVGAGEGLVRDLQTAAKKRSVAVGTSTEADTLGQSRSVKTKDCGVGTASIHHNFLVGSITRTIACGPSQPPEGVEGGHKEAVEAKVQAVSTDAPSQGGVGLDHYIERVQKLLQEQQMLLAENYSELADAFGQPQSQFGSINSELVNTLSSINSVMKYGSVEDILALQTDPEAARKVSVQEVSQPQPRVKDLSAADLNAASLAAASLTAASLAAAEKPGSPRTQPSPSELKSRMDQQMSSALHGEPCHQSTLKSIMKKKDGRPGSNGTKKNLQFVGVNGGYESTSSDDSSSEDSSSSGSDEDDEDDEEKEKEEQEVNGAKEEHGKVEEETTGEEYHNEGAVDVQMKTEEEEEEEEGQEKSETRESRSELSEKMVAACHVLKAHLSDPKAVSSKDLRASLNTVQHEWFRVSSQKAALSGTVEDYLDGFAGVSPGVLRHVVNMADGNGNTALHYSVSHSNFQVVRKLLDADVCNVNQQNKAGYTPIMLAALAAVECPEDMRIVEELFGQGDVNARASQAGQTGLMLAVSHGRMDMVRALLVQGADVNVQDDEGSTALMCASEHGHVEIVKLLLGQPGCDATLSDSNHVLGGGGKGLLGLIHTTAVLSCEGPGCSIFKDRCVDRTVAIVTSFGPETLVGIHIFIVSC, translated from the exons ATGGCCCAGACCATGCACGTGAATGGCAATGGCCCAG AAAGAGGGCAGGGTTGCCCAAgcgcagaggaggagaaggcgtcCGTCGCCCCCTACTATGTTGAAACCCCGTACGGGTATCAGCTGGACCTGGACTTCCTCAAGTATGTGGACGACATCGAGAGGGGAAACACCATCAAGAAGCTGAGCATTCACCGGAAGCCCAAAGTGGCCAAGCCCGCCGCCGTGCCCCGGGGCGGCTCCGTCGGGGGCAGCACTCACGCCGAGTGGACCTCCACGgactccctgtcctcctccaaCAGTGACGACAACAAGCAGTCCCCCGTGTTCTTCACCTCCAGGCTCCAGGTCGCCCCCCCGCTGACCCCGACCCTGGGCCGACGGGCCGGCCCCCacgagccgccgccgccgccaccttcCCAACATTCTTGTTCCATCGCCTCCGAGTCCAGGCCGCTGCTGCCCCCGCCTTCCCCGAGGGTCGCCCCCCGCCACAACCCCCAGGTGGAGAAGACCCTGATGGAGACCCGCTGGAGGCTGGAGCAGGAGCGCCTGCTCATGCAGCACCACACCGAGCCcgccgccccccgccgccgcctcgcCAGTTTCGGGGGCACGGGCTCCAACAGCTCCTTGTCGTCCTTCACCGGTTCGCTGGCCCAGAGTCAGATCTCCCCTAGCGGCCACCAGCCTCTGGCGCTCAACGGCCACCTGCACAACGGGGAGTACAACCCCTACTACCCGCCCTCGGTGGGGAGCTCCATCCGCCACAGTCCCATGAGCTCGGGCATGACGACCCCCGTGACCAACGTCAGCCCCATGCATCTGCAGCACATCCGGGAGCAGATGATGGTGGCCCTGAAGAAGCTCAaagagctggaggagcaggtgaAGACCATCCCCATCTTGCAGGTCAAGATAGCGGTCctgcaggaggagaagaggcaACTGACGGCCCAGTCCAAGAGCACGGCCCCGGCGGGCTTCCGCAAGCGCTCCTACAGCGTGGGCTGTGCCGAGCAGCTGGAGAGCCAGGGGAGCCCCGTGCAGCGGGACGCCGAGTTGCACATCACGGAGCCGGAGGCAAAGGAGCAGAATCTCCAGCAGCTGGAGGAGTTCCGACGCCTGGCCGCCGAAGTCCAGTCGCTGGAGAGGAAGACCCAGGACAACACCGGGGCCGACGTTCGGAGAGACCAGTCGGCCGCCGCGCAGAACCGGACTCCCCAGCAATCGGTCGGGCTCGCCATCGACGAAAACATGAACAACCTCAGCGTCGCCCAAAGTAAACCGTTAAAACGCAGTTATCGGGATACGGGCGTGGTGACGGAGCGGCGGGACACCCGCAGCGCCGGGGTGGGTGTGACGGAGGTCATGCTGGGCGTGACCAGTGAGGcggagaaggagctggagctccagcagcaggccaTCGAGGCCCTCAAGGAGCAGGTGTACCGCCTCGAGGTTCAGCTGAAGGAGACCACCCACCAGATGGAGATGAGCAAACTCAAGCTGGAGCTGCAGGCAGCGGGGGGACCCAGCAAGAAGAAGGTCGACAAAGGTTGCACGGCGAGGCCGGAGATGTACAGTGCCAGCGTGGAGGCAAAGGTGCAGACACAGAGTCAGGGAGTGGGGAATCACCTGGAGACCGCCAATGCTGGGACCTCCAAGAGCCTCCAAGAGACCCGGACGGTGGGGGTTTCCTGCACGCCCAGCGTGCAGAGCGTCGCCACGGGGCCCGAGGTGCCCATGGAGAGGTGGCTGGTGCGAGAgcgggtggaggtgaaggatcAGTGTGTCGGGAGACGGGTAGATACGCACAACCAGAGCGAGGGCGTAGAGGTGGAGGTCTGCGAGGCCGGAGTCAACACAGAGGAAACGATGGACACCTTGGTTGCAAGTAAAACGTCGACAAAGGAGTCGAGGTCAATTGGCTGTGGTGATTGCTCTGTAGACGTGAACGTGAGTCCGGTCAAAACGCTGGTGACTCGAGGAACCAACCCCGACTTTGTGAGCACGTTGGACCACGGCGTCATGGTCATTCCCGAGTCCACGTCTCGACAAACCAGTACCGACCTGGAAGTGTCCAGCAAGGCCACCAACACGAAAACGTCAGTCATGGCTGATTCCTTCACAAGCACGACGCTTGTGACCTGTGACAAACGCACCAGCACGGTGATCACCGAAACGAGGACGGTCGGCGCGGGGGAGGGCCTCGTACGAGATCTCCAGACCGCCGCAAAGAAGCGATCGGTCGCCGTGGGAACCTCCACCGAGGCGGACACACTGGGCCAGTCGCGCTCCGTCAAAACCAAAGACTGCGGGGTGGGGACGGCGAGCATCCACCACAACTTCCTTGTCGGGTCGATCACCCGGACTATAGCGTGCGGACCGTCGCAGCCCCCGGAAGGCGTGGAGGGCGGCCATAAGGAGGCTGTGGAGGCCAAGGTTCAGGCGGTGTCGACGGATGCGCCATCCCAGGGGGGTGTCGGGCTGGACCACTACATCGAGAGGGTCCAGAAGCTGTTGCAAGAGCAGCAGATGCTGCTGGCGGAGAACTACAGTGAGCTGGCCGACGCCTTCGGCCAGCCCCAGAGCCAGTTTGGGTCCATCAACAGCGAGCTGGTCAACACGCTGTCCTCCATCAACTCGGTCATGAAGTACGGCAGCGTGGAGGACATTCTGGCGCTGCAGACTGACCCGGAGGCTGCGCGCAAAG TAAGTGTGCAGGAGGTCTCCCAGCCACAGCCCCGGGTCAAAGACCTCTCGGCGGCCGACCTGAACGCCGCGTCCCTGGCCGCCGCGTCCCTGACCGCCGCGTCCCTGGCCGCGGCAGAGAAGCCCGGCAGCCCGCGCACACAGCCCAGCCCGTCCGAGCTCAAGAGCCGCATGGACCAACAGATGTCCTCAGCGCTGCACG GGGAGCCATGTCATCAGAGCACCCTGAAATCCATCATGAAAAAGAAAGATGGCCGCCCTGGCTCCAATGGAACCAAGAAGAACCTGCAGTTTGTTGGAGTCAAtggagg GTATGAATCTACGTCAAGTGACGACTCGAGCTCAGAGGACAGCAGCTCTTCGGGGTCagacgaggacgacgaggacgacgaggagaaggagaaggaggagcaggaggtgaacGGTGCAAAGGAGGAACATGGGAAAGTAGAGGAAGAGACAACCGGGGAGGAGTATCATAACGAGGGAGCAGTGGATGTGCAGAtgaagacggaggaggaggaggaggaggaggaaggtcaaGAGAAGAGCGAGACAAGAGAGAG CAGGAGTGAGCTAAGTGAGAAGATGGTGGCGGCCTGCCACGTCCTGAAGGCCCACCTCAGCGACCCCAAGGCGGTGAGCAGTAAAGACCTG aggGCGAGCCTGAACACGGTGCAGCATGAGTGGTTCCGCGTGTCCAGCCAGAAGGCGGCGCTGTCGGGCACGGTGGAGGACTACCTGGACGGCTTCGCCGGCGTGTCGCCCGGCGTGCTGCGGCACGTGGTCAACATGGCCGACGGCAACGGCAACACGGCGCTGCACTACAGCGTCTCGCACTCCAACTTCCAGGTGGTGCGGAAGCTTCTGGACGCAG ACGTGTGCAACGTGAACCAGCAGAACAAGGCGGGCTACACGCCCATCATGCTGGCGGCGCTGGCGGCGGTGGAGTGCCCCGAGGACATGCGCATCGTGGAGGAGCTGTTCGGCCAGGGGGACGTCAACGCGCGCGCCAGCCAG GCGGGTCAGACGGGGCTGATGCTGGCGGTCAGCCATGGCAGGATGGACATGGTGCGGGCCCTGTTGGTGCAGGGGGCGGACGTCAACGTCCAGGACGACGAGGGCTCCACCGCCCTGATGTGCGCCAGTGAGCACGGCCACGTGGAGATCGTCAAGCTGCTGCTGGGCCAGCCCGGCTGCGACGCCACCCTCAGCGACAGC aaccatgtactgggtggaggaggaaaggggCTATTGGGCCTCATTCACACGACGGCCGTCTTGAGTTGCGAAGGACCTGGCTGTAGCATTTTTAAGGATCGTTGTGTTGACCGTACCGTCGCTATCGTGACTAGTTTCGGTCCCGAAACTTTAGTAGGAATACACATTTTCATAGTTTCTTGCTAG